Proteins from a single region of Sphingomonas sp.:
- the rplS gene encoding 50S ribosomal protein L19, whose amino-acid sequence MNLIQTIEAENIAKFHETKKIPEFRPGDTLKVGVKVVEGERTRVQNYEGVCIARSNKGMGSNFTVRKISFGEGVERVFPLYSPNIDGIEVVRKGVVRRAKLYYLRGRTGKSARIAERRDVRPVAEEATAAE is encoded by the coding sequence ATGAACCTCATCCAGACGATCGAGGCGGAAAACATCGCCAAGTTCCACGAAACGAAGAAGATTCCGGAATTCCGCCCGGGCGACACCCTCAAGGTCGGCGTGAAGGTCGTCGAAGGCGAGCGCACCCGCGTCCAGAACTATGAAGGCGTCTGCATCGCCCGCTCGAACAAGGGCATGGGCAGCAACTTCACCGTCCGCAAGATTTCGTTCGGCGAGGGCGTCGAGCGCGTCTTCCCGCTCTATTCGCCGAACATCGACGGCATCGAAGTCGTCCGCAAGGGCGTCGTGCGTCGCGCCAAGCTCTATTATCTGCGCGGCCGCACCGGCAAGTCGGCGCGTATCGCCGAGCGCCGCGACGTGCGCCCGGTCGCTGAAGAGGCGACCGCAGCCGAGTAA
- the trmD gene encoding tRNA (guanosine(37)-N1)-methyltransferase TrmD: MAFAATVLTLYPEMFPGPLGISLAGRALREGLWSMEAVQIRDFATDKHRSVDDTPAGGGAGMVMRADVLAAALDSVPAGRPVLAMTPRGKTLSQARVRELAGGPGVTILCGRFEGIDERLLEARDIEQVSIGDYVLSGGEMAALTLLDACIRLLPGVMGAPSSGMDESFETGLLEYPQYTRPVEWEGRTIPEVLRSGDHARIAAWRKSRAETDTRLRRPDLWERHEGARVKSPSGARHEKEE; the protein is encoded by the coding sequence ATGGCCTTCGCTGCGACCGTTTTAACGCTTTACCCGGAAATGTTTCCCGGGCCGCTGGGTATTTCGCTCGCCGGCCGGGCGCTGCGCGAGGGGTTGTGGAGCATGGAAGCGGTCCAGATCCGCGACTTCGCGACCGACAAGCATCGCTCGGTCGATGATACGCCGGCCGGCGGCGGAGCGGGGATGGTGATGCGTGCGGACGTGCTCGCGGCTGCGCTCGACAGCGTGCCCGCCGGGCGCCCGGTGCTGGCGATGACGCCGCGTGGCAAGACCCTCAGCCAGGCACGCGTCCGGGAACTGGCGGGTGGCCCGGGGGTGACGATCCTGTGCGGCCGGTTCGAGGGGATCGACGAGCGCCTGCTCGAGGCGCGAGACATCGAACAGGTCTCGATCGGGGACTATGTCCTTTCCGGCGGCGAGATGGCCGCGCTCACCCTCCTCGACGCTTGCATTCGGCTGCTTCCCGGCGTAATGGGCGCGCCTTCAAGCGGCATGGACGAGAGCTTCGAAACGGGGCTTCTCGAATATCCGCAATATACCCGACCTGTGGAATGGGAAGGGCGCACGATCCCCGAAGTGCTGCGATCGGGGGATCATGCGAGGATCGCGGCATGGCGCAAGAGCCGGGCCGAGACCGATACACGGCTAAGGAGGCCGGACCTTTGGGAGCGCCATGAGGGCGCTCGGGTCAAGTCTCCCTCTGGCGCGCGGCACGAGAAGGAAGAATGA
- a CDS encoding NAD(P)/FAD-dependent oxidoreductase, whose translation MDDCIIIGAGPAGLTAAIYLARFHLRIRMFDCGSSRAALIPRTHNHAGFPDGISGKDLLARMLEQAEKYGAVRELAEVTGLRALEDGFGVRVGEREFAARAVLLATGVVNNRPDMPDALHDEALQRGLLRYCPICDGYEVTDKKIAVIGTGGHGAREALFLRGYSADLTLIAPEAEHRIEEEHTGDLHAGGIQRVNGPCGNYAIEGDRIALDTAQGRMAFDTLYPALGSRIRSQLAVQAGARAAEDGCLEVDDHQRTSIPGLFAAGDVAKGLDQISHAMGEAGVAATTIRNMLDEQRPLRR comes from the coding sequence ATGGACGACTGCATCATCATCGGCGCCGGGCCCGCCGGCCTGACCGCGGCGATCTATCTGGCGCGCTTTCACCTGCGCATCCGCATGTTCGATTGCGGATCGAGCCGCGCCGCCTTGATCCCGCGCACGCACAACCATGCCGGTTTCCCGGATGGCATATCCGGCAAGGATTTGCTGGCGCGGATGCTGGAGCAGGCCGAGAAATATGGCGCGGTGCGCGAGCTCGCCGAAGTCACCGGACTACGGGCGCTGGAGGATGGCTTTGGCGTGCGGGTCGGCGAGCGGGAATTTGCCGCCCGCGCGGTGCTGCTAGCGACGGGTGTGGTCAACAACCGGCCCGATATGCCCGATGCGCTGCATGACGAAGCGCTCCAGCGCGGGCTGCTGCGTTATTGCCCGATCTGCGACGGCTATGAGGTCACCGACAAGAAGATCGCGGTGATCGGCACCGGCGGGCATGGCGCGCGCGAGGCGCTGTTCCTGCGCGGTTACAGCGCCGACTTGACTCTGATCGCGCCCGAGGCCGAGCACCGGATCGAAGAGGAACATACAGGCGATCTCCACGCGGGTGGGATCCAGCGCGTCAATGGCCCGTGCGGCAATTATGCGATCGAAGGCGACCGCATCGCGCTCGACACCGCACAGGGGCGCATGGCGTTCGACACGCTCTATCCGGCGCTTGGCTCGCGCATCCGCTCGCAGCTCGCGGTGCAGGCCGGCGCGCGCGCGGCCGAGGATGGGTGCCTGGAGGTCGACGATCACCAGCGAACCTCGATCCCCGGCCTGTTCGCGGCAGGCGATGTCGCCAAGGGGCTCGATCAGATCAGCCACGCCATGGGCGAAGCCGGGGTCGCCGCAACCACGATCCGCAACATGCTCGACGAGCAACGCCCGCTCAGGCGTTAG
- a CDS encoding SRPBCC domain-containing protein, which produces MTDTRTKPVFTIQRRFAAPIERVFDAWADPKQMEQWSGPVGSQVTVLRGGIAPGETMHSHFRAADGAGMHTLVRYHEVSRPHRLVYDQSFADADANIVACPFLDPWPQVMRTEVDFVAENDGTRLTLRWTPIDASAAEEAMFASMMESMTGGWSGSFDKLDAFLAG; this is translated from the coding sequence GTGACCGACACCCGCACCAAGCCCGTCTTTACCATCCAGCGCCGCTTCGCCGCGCCGATCGAGCGGGTGTTCGATGCCTGGGCCGATCCCAAGCAGATGGAGCAATGGTCGGGGCCGGTTGGCTCGCAGGTCACCGTGCTTCGCGGCGGCATCGCGCCGGGCGAGACGATGCACTCGCATTTCCGTGCCGCCGATGGCGCCGGGATGCACACGCTGGTCCGTTATCATGAAGTCAGCCGCCCGCACCGGCTGGTCTATGACCAGAGCTTCGCGGATGCCGACGCCAATATCGTCGCGTGCCCGTTCCTCGATCCCTGGCCGCAGGTGATGCGCACCGAGGTGGATTTCGTCGCGGAGAATGACGGTACGCGCCTCACCCTGCGCTGGACCCCGATCGATGCCAGCGCGGCGGAGGAAGCCATGTTCGCGAGCATGATGGAATCGATGACCGGCGGCTGGAGCGGCAGCTTCGACAAGCTCGACGCGTTCCTCGCGGGCTAA
- a CDS encoding metalloregulator ArsR/SmtB family transcription factor has protein sequence MDESLNRKFAALADPTRRAILARLASGEASVAELSTPFRMSQPAISKHLKVLEAAGLIEAGQAAKSRPRRLKRDAIVEPAKWLETLGGDWDAKFDRLDAYLKTFDGETK, from the coding sequence ATGGACGAGTCGCTAAACCGTAAATTCGCTGCATTGGCCGATCCTACGCGCCGCGCCATCCTCGCGCGTCTCGCCTCGGGCGAGGCGAGCGTGGCCGAGCTCAGCACGCCGTTCCGGATGAGCCAGCCGGCAATCTCCAAGCACCTCAAGGTGCTGGAGGCCGCCGGGTTGATCGAGGCGGGGCAGGCGGCGAAGTCGCGCCCCCGCCGCCTCAAGCGCGATGCCATCGTCGAGCCCGCCAAATGGCTCGAAACGCTCGGCGGCGATTGGGACGCGAAGTTTGACCGGCTCGATGCCTATCTCAAGACCTTCGATGGAGAGACCAAGTGA
- a CDS encoding metallophosphoesterase family protein translates to MSRIAVLSDIHGNLPALEAVIRDAEARGCTQFWNLGDILSGPLWPAETADFLMARDWPTIAGNHERQVLMLPPEKTGVSDAFTRTQLDARHLAWMAALPAALTVEGVHLCHGTPRSDLEHFLETVEPQGIRRASESEVADRLGDTPERLTLCGHSHIPGTMHLADRRTVANPGSVGLQGFDDDHPFAYRVENGDPQARYLIVEQGEVTLRTVGYDHESAAAKAAKEGFHDWAIALATGRMIG, encoded by the coding sequence ATGAGCCGCATCGCGGTTCTTTCCGATATTCACGGCAATCTGCCCGCGCTCGAAGCGGTGATCCGCGATGCGGAAGCGCGGGGCTGCACGCAATTCTGGAATCTGGGTGACATCCTCTCAGGCCCGCTCTGGCCCGCCGAGACCGCCGATTTCCTGATGGCACGGGATTGGCCGACGATCGCCGGCAATCACGAGCGCCAGGTGCTGATGCTACCGCCTGAGAAGACCGGCGTGAGCGATGCGTTCACGCGGACGCAGCTGGACGCGCGACACTTGGCGTGGATGGCGGCGCTGCCCGCGGCGCTGACGGTGGAGGGCGTGCATCTGTGCCACGGCACGCCGCGCAGCGATCTTGAGCATTTCCTCGAAACCGTCGAGCCCCAAGGCATCCGCCGCGCGAGCGAGTCCGAAGTGGCCGATCGGCTCGGCGATACGCCCGAGCGCCTAACCCTGTGCGGCCATTCGCATATCCCGGGCACGATGCACCTCGCCGATCGCCGCACCGTCGCCAACCCGGGCAGCGTCGGCCTGCAGGGTTTCGACGATGACCACCCCTTTGCCTATCGCGTCGAGAATGGCGACCCGCAGGCGCGCTATCTCATCGTTGAGCAGGGCGAGGTGACGTTGCGCACCGTAGGCTATGACCATGAATCCGCCGCCGCCAAGGCCGCGAAGGAAGGCTTTCACGATTGGGCGATTGCTCTAGCGACGGGCCGCATGATAGGCTGA
- the rimM gene encoding ribosome maturation factor RimM (Essential for efficient processing of 16S rRNA): MAADRPVTLAVIIGAHGVTGEVRLKVFAEDLAAHKAFNGGALALKSLRSGNNGAIARFAEVADRNAAEAMRGTELTVPRASLPPLGDGEYYHVDLLGLPAVSSNGDLLGKVVTIDNYGAGDVLEIERPAGEDGKPPKRFMVPMNPQAVPEWDAERLVIAAEFVE; the protein is encoded by the coding sequence TTGGCTGCTGACCGCCCCGTCACGCTTGCCGTCATTATCGGCGCACACGGCGTGACGGGCGAGGTCCGCCTCAAGGTTTTCGCGGAGGACCTGGCGGCGCACAAAGCCTTTAACGGTGGTGCGCTGGCGCTCAAATCCCTGCGTTCCGGCAACAACGGCGCGATCGCGCGCTTTGCCGAAGTGGCCGATCGCAATGCGGCCGAAGCGATGCGCGGCACCGAATTGACGGTGCCGCGCGCGTCGCTGCCTCCCTTGGGCGACGGCGAATATTACCATGTCGATCTGCTGGGCCTGCCCGCGGTCTCTTCGAACGGGGATCTGCTGGGCAAGGTCGTCACCATCGACAATTACGGCGCCGGCGACGTCCTCGAAATCGAGCGCCCAGCTGGCGAAGACGGCAAGCCGCCCAAGCGCTTCATGGTGCCGATGAACCCGCAAGCGGTGCCCGAATGGGATGCCGAACGGCTGGTGATCGCGGCCGAATTTGTCGAATGA
- the ffh gene encoding signal recognition particle protein codes for MFESLSDRLGGVFERLRGRGALSETDVRTAMREVRIALLEADVALPVARDFVEKVTEQAVGQNVLRSVTPGQQVVKIVNDALIDMLGSETSELELGVTPPAVIMLVGLQGSGKTTTTAKLAKLLKKDGKKVMMASLDVNRPAAQEQLAVLGTQTEVNTLPIVAGQTPVEIARRAMSSAKLQGFDVLMLDTAGRLHVDQALMDEMKSVAEIANPAEILLVVDSLTGQDAVNVARSFSEQVPLTGVILTRMDGDARGGAALSMRAVTGKPIKFAGMGEKLDAIEPFHPKRVAGRILGMGDVVSLVEKAAEAIDAEEAERMQARLAKGQFDMNDLRGQLLQMRKMGGLGALAGMIPGMKKAQAAMNASGMDDRILLRMDAMITSMTPKERAKPELLNAKRKIRVAKGSGTTVQDVNKLLKMHQEMQTAMKRLKKMGGLKGMLGMLGKGGPGGGMTGLGNALGGKDMGEMMGKMGGNLPGMPGGPALPPGFEDLLKKK; via the coding sequence ATGTTCGAGAGTTTGAGCGATCGGTTAGGCGGCGTTTTCGAGCGCCTGCGCGGCCGTGGCGCGCTCTCCGAAACCGATGTGCGCACCGCGATGCGCGAAGTCCGGATCGCGTTGCTGGAGGCCGATGTCGCGCTGCCGGTGGCGCGCGACTTCGTCGAGAAGGTGACCGAGCAGGCGGTGGGTCAGAACGTGCTGCGTTCGGTCACGCCGGGGCAGCAGGTCGTCAAGATCGTCAACGACGCGCTGATCGACATGCTCGGCTCGGAAACCTCCGAGCTCGAACTGGGCGTGACGCCGCCGGCGGTGATCATGCTGGTCGGCCTGCAGGGCTCGGGCAAGACCACCACCACCGCGAAGCTTGCCAAGCTGCTCAAGAAGGACGGCAAGAAGGTGATGATGGCGTCGCTCGACGTCAATCGCCCGGCCGCGCAGGAGCAGCTTGCGGTTCTCGGCACCCAGACCGAAGTCAACACGCTGCCGATCGTCGCGGGGCAGACACCGGTCGAGATCGCCCGCCGCGCGATGAGTTCGGCGAAGCTCCAGGGCTTCGACGTGCTGATGCTCGATACCGCGGGCCGCCTGCACGTCGATCAGGCGCTGATGGACGAGATGAAGTCGGTGGCGGAAATCGCCAACCCGGCCGAAATCCTCCTCGTCGTCGATTCGCTGACCGGCCAGGACGCGGTCAATGTCGCCAGGAGCTTCAGCGAGCAGGTGCCGCTCACCGGCGTGATCCTGACCCGCATGGACGGCGATGCCCGTGGCGGCGCGGCGCTTTCGATGCGCGCGGTCACCGGCAAGCCGATCAAGTTCGCCGGCATGGGCGAAAAGCTCGACGCGATCGAGCCGTTCCACCCGAAGCGTGTCGCCGGCCGCATCCTTGGCATGGGCGACGTCGTCAGCCTCGTCGAAAAGGCCGCCGAAGCGATCGACGCCGAGGAAGCCGAGCGGATGCAGGCGCGGCTCGCCAAGGGCCAGTTCGACATGAACGACCTGCGCGGCCAGCTCCTGCAGATGCGCAAGATGGGCGGCCTCGGCGCGCTGGCCGGCATGATCCCGGGCATGAAGAAAGCGCAAGCCGCGATGAACGCCAGCGGCATGGACGACCGTATCCTGCTGCGCATGGACGCGATGATCACCTCGATGACGCCGAAAGAGCGCGCCAAGCCCGAACTGCTCAATGCCAAGCGCAAGATCCGCGTCGCCAAGGGCAGCGGGACGACCGTTCAGGACGTCAACAAGCTGCTCAAGATGCACCAGGAAATGCAGACCGCGATGAAGCGGCTCAAGAAGATGGGCGGCCTCAAGGGGATGCTGGGCATGCTCGGCAAGGGTGGTCCGGGCGGCGGCATGACCGGCTTGGGCAACGCGCTGGGCGGCAAGGATATGGGCGAGATGATGGGCAAGATGGGCGGCAATCTGCCCGGCATGCCCGGCGGACCGGCGCTGCCCCCCGGTTTCGAAGATTTGCTGAAAAAGAAGTAA
- a CDS encoding EAL domain-containing protein: MSLDHQEDHIAGDRKPRPNLLSGAISVAAILLFVGTGSSVLSKTLQHYFEGGEPADRTLVIALLLNVALILFGWRRHAALSQEVRVRTVAEERAQALAARDPLTGFLNRRSISEEGAAMFVRATRRRKAMAMLMLDLDHFKTVNDMHGHAVGDALLRAVASEIAAVMPPIALTARLGGDEFSCGFLFDPAEPSFVERIAEKLVHRMAQPFEAEGLRLHISCSLGVARSDFDCASIDALMRSADIAMYAAKKSGRNRYAWFDHSMERELQTRNELESGLRTAIPRGEIVPYFEQQVDLSTGRLHGFEVLARWEHPIRGLISPDLFIPIAEETGMIADLSLSIMRQAFLAARDWDPSLSLSINISPWQLRDAWLSQKIIKALTETGFPANRLEVEITESSLFDNLALAQSIVGSLKNQGVRLALDDFGTGYSSLAHLRALPFDRIKIDKSFVMSLIDNADSAAIVNAIVGLGESLNLPITAEGVETTEIEERLRALGCAKSQGWLYGRPMSVTNVRRVLAERRLLIQQQAASPLEAPVELPEATSQRLAG, encoded by the coding sequence ATGTCGCTGGATCACCAGGAGGATCATATCGCAGGAGACCGCAAACCGCGGCCGAATCTGTTGTCGGGCGCGATCAGCGTGGCCGCGATCCTGCTGTTCGTGGGAACCGGCAGCTCGGTCCTGTCGAAGACCCTCCAGCATTATTTCGAAGGCGGCGAACCCGCGGATCGGACGCTCGTCATCGCCCTCCTCCTCAACGTCGCCCTGATCCTGTTCGGCTGGCGCCGCCATGCTGCGCTGAGCCAGGAGGTCCGCGTTCGCACCGTCGCCGAGGAACGCGCCCAGGCGCTCGCCGCGCGCGATCCGCTGACCGGCTTCCTCAATCGCCGCTCGATCTCGGAAGAAGGCGCCGCGATGTTCGTCCGCGCCACCCGCCGCCGCAAGGCGATGGCGATGCTGATGCTCGATCTCGATCACTTCAAGACGGTCAACGACATGCACGGCCATGCGGTGGGCGACGCGCTGCTCCGCGCCGTCGCGTCCGAAATCGCCGCGGTGATGCCGCCGATCGCGCTGACCGCGCGACTGGGCGGCGACGAATTCTCATGCGGCTTCCTGTTCGATCCCGCCGAGCCGAGCTTCGTCGAACGCATCGCCGAGAAGCTGGTCCACCGCATGGCCCAGCCGTTCGAGGCCGAGGGGCTGCGGCTGCACATCTCCTGCTCGCTGGGCGTCGCTCGCTCGGACTTCGACTGCGCCAGCATCGACGCGCTGATGCGTTCGGCCGATATCGCGATGTACGCGGCCAAGAAATCGGGCCGCAACCGCTATGCTTGGTTCGATCATTCGATGGAGCGCGAGCTCCAGACCCGCAACGAGCTGGAGAGCGGCCTGCGCACCGCGATCCCGCGCGGCGAGATCGTCCCCTATTTCGAGCAGCAGGTCGATCTCTCGACCGGGCGCCTCCACGGCTTCGAAGTGCTGGCGCGCTGGGAGCATCCGATCCGCGGGCTGATCAGCCCCGATCTGTTCATTCCGATCGCCGAGGAAACCGGCATGATCGCCGATCTGTCGCTGTCGATCATGCGTCAGGCGTTCCTCGCCGCGCGCGACTGGGATCCGTCGCTCAGCCTGTCGATCAACATCTCACCCTGGCAGCTACGCGACGCGTGGCTCTCGCAGAAGATCATCAAGGCGCTGACCGAGACCGGCTTCCCGGCAAATCGCCTGGAAGTCGAAATCACCGAAAGCTCACTGTTCGACAATCTCGCACTGGCGCAGTCGATCGTCGGCAGCCTCAAGAACCAGGGCGTCCGCCTCGCGCTCGACGATTTCGGCACCGGCTATTCGTCGCTGGCGCATTTGCGCGCGCTGCCGTTCGATCGCATCAAGATCGACAAGAGCTTCGTCATGTCGCTGATCGACAATGCCGATTCGGCGGCGATCGTGAACGCCATTGTCGGCCTGGGCGAAAGCCTCAACCTGCCGATCACCGCCGAGGGCGTCGAGACCACCGAGATCGAGGAGCGCCTGCGCGCCCTGGGCTGCGCCAAGTCGCAGGGCTGGCTCTATGGCAGGCCAATGTCGGTCACCAATGTCCGCCGCGTGCTGGCCGAGCGCCGCCTGCTGATCCAGCAGCAAGCCGCTTCGCCGCTGGAAGCGCCTGTCGAACTGCCTGAGGCTACCAGCCAGCGTCTGGCTGGCTGA
- a CDS encoding DUF924 family protein, whose protein sequence is MADDLGMGAADVHAKAREVLGFWYALTPEQHFAKSDRLDAEIKQRFGALRDQVLTSKAQGWRDDPETLLAAIIVLDQFSRNIFRGSGEAFAADKLAQELTLEAIDKGWDGGMTGEQKQFLYMPLMHAEDVGLQDLCIDKFEALGDKHSLDFAHQHAGAIIRFGRFPSRNAALGRESTALELEYLSQPDAGW, encoded by the coding sequence TTGGCGGACGATCTAGGGATGGGTGCGGCGGATGTCCACGCGAAGGCGCGCGAAGTGCTTGGCTTCTGGTATGCGCTGACGCCGGAGCAGCATTTCGCCAAGTCGGATCGGCTTGATGCCGAGATCAAGCAGCGCTTCGGGGCGCTGCGCGATCAGGTGTTGACGAGCAAAGCCCAAGGCTGGCGCGACGATCCCGAAACCTTGCTCGCGGCGATTATCGTGCTCGATCAGTTCAGCCGCAACATCTTCCGCGGCTCAGGCGAGGCGTTCGCTGCGGACAAGCTCGCGCAGGAATTGACGCTGGAGGCGATCGACAAGGGCTGGGACGGCGGCATGACCGGCGAGCAGAAGCAGTTTCTCTACATGCCGCTGATGCATGCCGAGGATGTGGGCCTGCAGGATCTGTGCATCGACAAGTTCGAAGCGCTTGGCGACAAGCACTCGCTCGATTTCGCGCACCAGCATGCCGGGGCGATCATCCGCTTTGGGCGGTTTCCATCACGCAATGCCGCGCTGGGCCGCGAATCAACCGCGCTGGAACTCGAATATCTCAGCCAGCCAGACGCTGGCTGGTAG
- the mtaB gene encoding tRNA (N(6)-L-threonylcarbamoyladenosine(37)-C(2))-methylthiotransferase MtaB — translation MPSPHIISLGCRLNIAESETIRALLGQSDTVVVNSCAVTNEAVKQTRKAIRRARRERPDAELVVTGCAAQIDPASFAAMPEVNRVIGNAEKLSALAWASPEPVQVQDIMAVRETAPHLAASFSTHARAFVEVQNGCDHRCTFCAIPYGRGNSRSVPAGALIERIAMLAESHAEVVLTGVDLTSYGPDLPGAPSLGQLVERILIHVPALRRLRLSSLDGIEIDERLFALLTQEPRIQPHVHLSLQAGDDMILKRMKRRHSRAESVALVERLKAARPEIAIGADLIAGFPTETEAMFANTLALIEDARIVHGHIFPYSPRAGTPAAKMPQVEPEIVKARAARLRTAAARSRQDWLQSLIGSTQQVLVERPGTSGHAGNFAEVRFEKQEIGSIVEVQITGVVDGALAATPTCHPGPVPGSNGRLSDALEPLDQARRHLGPRNRSGVTMEHEA, via the coding sequence ATGCCGTCCCCTCATATCATCAGTCTCGGCTGCCGGCTGAACATCGCCGAAAGCGAAACGATCCGCGCGCTGCTTGGGCAAAGCGACACGGTGGTGGTGAATTCATGCGCGGTGACCAACGAGGCCGTCAAGCAGACGCGCAAGGCGATCCGCCGGGCGCGGCGCGAGCGGCCCGATGCCGAGCTGGTGGTGACCGGCTGCGCGGCGCAGATCGATCCGGCCTCGTTCGCGGCGATGCCGGAGGTCAACCGGGTGATCGGCAATGCCGAGAAACTCAGCGCCCTCGCCTGGGCCTCGCCCGAACCGGTGCAGGTGCAGGACATCATGGCGGTACGCGAAACCGCGCCGCACCTCGCCGCCAGCTTCTCGACCCATGCCCGCGCGTTCGTCGAGGTCCAGAATGGCTGCGACCATCGCTGCACCTTCTGCGCGATCCCCTATGGCCGCGGCAACAGCCGCTCGGTCCCCGCCGGTGCGCTGATCGAGCGGATCGCGATGCTCGCCGAAAGCCATGCCGAGGTGGTGCTGACCGGTGTCGATCTCACCAGCTACGGCCCCGATCTGCCGGGTGCGCCAAGCCTTGGGCAACTCGTCGAGCGTATCCTCATCCACGTCCCTGCCCTGCGGCGCCTGCGCCTCTCTTCGCTCGACGGGATCGAGATCGACGAGCGCCTGTTCGCGCTGCTGACGCAGGAGCCGCGCATCCAGCCGCACGTCCATCTCTCGCTACAGGCGGGTGACGACATGATCCTCAAGCGCATGAAGCGCCGCCACAGCCGCGCGGAGAGCGTCGCCTTGGTCGAGCGGCTCAAGGCCGCTCGCCCCGAAATCGCCATAGGCGCCGATCTGATCGCCGGTTTCCCGACCGAGACCGAGGCGATGTTCGCCAATACGTTGGCGCTGATCGAAGACGCCCGGATCGTCCATGGCCACATCTTCCCCTACAGTCCGCGCGCGGGCACGCCGGCGGCGAAGATGCCGCAGGTCGAACCCGAAATCGTGAAGGCCCGCGCCGCCCGCCTGCGCACCGCCGCGGCACGATCGCGCCAGGATTGGCTGCAAAGCCTGATAGGCAGCACCCAGCAAGTGCTGGTAGAGCGCCCCGGAACCAGCGGCCATGCCGGCAATTTCGCCGAGGTTCGCTTTGAAAAGCAGGAGATCGGTTCGATCGTGGAGGTTCAGATTACCGGCGTTGTCGATGGTGCGCTTGCCGCAACTCCAACCTGTCACCCCGGACCTGTTCCGGGGTCCAACGGGCGGCTGAGCGATGCGCTGGAACCTCTTGACCAAGCCCGGCGGCACCTTGGCCCCCGGAACAGGTCCGGGGTGACAATGGAGCACGAAGCATGA
- the ftsY gene encoding signal recognition particle-docking protein FtsY — protein sequence MSGPSWHERLLGGFKKTSDKLIGNLAGLGAGRLEAAQLDDIEEALIASDLGPGTAARIRDRLEEAQVERNMEELGIRLVVAEEVEKVLAPVAKRLQIEAFPRPQVILVIGVNGSGKTTTIAKLANLLLEQDYGVMLAAGDTFRAAAIGQLRTWAERIGVPIVTGPEGGDAAGIVFEAVKQATEKGIDVLIVDTAGRLQNKRELMDELAKIRRVLGRLNPAAPHDVVLVLDATTGQNALSQIEVFKEVAGVTGLVMTKLDGTARGGVLVAAAEKYGLPIHAIGVGEKVDDLRPFDANEVARIIAGVEELTQS from the coding sequence ATGAGCGGCCCCTCCTGGCACGAACGCCTGCTCGGCGGCTTCAAGAAGACCTCCGACAAGCTGATCGGCAACCTCGCCGGACTCGGCGCAGGCCGGCTCGAAGCCGCGCAGCTCGACGATATCGAGGAAGCGCTGATCGCCTCCGATCTCGGCCCCGGCACCGCCGCGCGCATCCGCGACCGGCTCGAAGAAGCGCAGGTCGAGCGCAACATGGAGGAGCTCGGCATCCGCCTCGTCGTCGCGGAGGAGGTCGAGAAGGTTCTCGCCCCCGTCGCCAAGCGCCTCCAGATCGAAGCCTTTCCGCGTCCGCAGGTGATCCTCGTCATCGGCGTCAATGGCAGCGGCAAGACCACCACCATCGCCAAGCTCGCCAATCTCCTGCTCGAACAGGATTATGGCGTGATGCTCGCCGCCGGCGACACCTTCCGCGCCGCCGCGATCGGCCAGCTCAGGACCTGGGCCGAGCGGATCGGTGTGCCGATCGTCACTGGCCCCGAGGGTGGCGATGCTGCCGGCATCGTCTTCGAGGCGGTCAAGCAGGCCACCGAAAAGGGCATCGACGTGCTGATCGTCGACACCGCCGGGCGCCTGCAGAACAAGCGCGAGCTGATGGACGAGCTCGCCAAGATCCGCCGCGTCCTCGGCCGGCTCAATCCGGCCGCACCGCATGACGTGGTGCTGGTGCTGGATGCGACCACCGGCCAGAACGCGCTCAGCCAGATCGAAGTGTTCAAGGAAGTCGCGGGCGTCACCGGCCTCGTCATGACCAAGCTCGACGGCACAGCGCGCGGCGGCGTCCTCGTCGCCGCCGCCGAGAAATACGGCCTGCCGATCCACGCCATCGGCGTCGGTGAGAAAGTCGACGATCTCCGCCCCTTCGACGCCAATGAGGTTGCGCGGATCATCGCCGGCGTGGAAGAGCTGACGCAAAGCTGA